TATATTTCACCGGTTCTTTCGGCATCACAAGTCTTACTTGAACCACATCTTCTGCTTCACCACGTCGTAATTCCAGTGATTCAGCTACTGGTTCGTAAAGACTGTGCTTTGGTTTAGGCTCTGCATATTCAAAGCCTGGTTTACCGAAGTCTGAATCTGACCAAGGATGTGTTTGCTTTAAATTGCTCATATACGTTTCAAACCAATGATTATAGTTTTCCTGACCGAAAGTTTCATAAGTAAATAGTCCAAGAGCATGTCGTTCATCTGCCCACTGTTTCTCTTTACTGTCATGTAGTGAAACAATAGAACCGTTAAAATCAAAAGCAACGTCGAAAGTACCTAGCTGATATTTCTTTCTAAAATTCAGATCTTCCGTCGCTTCTAGCTGTTCGGGCCCGCCTTTGATTCCAGCTAGTGCCTCTTCCATCTCAGACCGTTTCTCTTCATCTAAAGCAGACAATGCTTTATTTAAATAATCTCTTTGTTCCTTCCACGAGCTTTCAAAGACTTCATAACTATAATTCTTTTCTTTTTTTAGGAAAAGCTCTTTTGAGTTTTCATCCATTTCGTTCATGGCAAAAGCACCTATATAACCATACTTATCAGGAATCATATCCGTATCAAAACTATTGTTTTGTCTCGCTCTAGTAAAATCGGATTTTGCATAATTCGTATAGTCAGGCAAGTATTTCTTTAAATCCATTCCCCACGTATGCTCAGCTATTAACGACAACTGATCACTTACTTCTTCATATTCTTCAGTACCTGGAACAAGTTTCCCATCGCGAAGCCATTCAGAACGCTTTCGAATAAACTCCCGATAACCTGCTAGTTTATAAGGATCCGTCCCTGCCCCGTGAATCCACGTATCGCCAATTTCTTCTTGAACCACTGGGAGTTTATCTTTCACCTTAAGCAATTCCTTTGCGAAAGCATCCATCGTAGAAGCTTTAATCGTCGCACCTGGAAACTTTTCTGCTAACTCTTCAAATTGTTCACGAATTTCATCCGGTGATGAAGGCCCGCAATTATCACCTGTGTGCGCAAAAACTAATGCATCTTCTAAACCTTCAACCTGAACAACTTCCCCGTAATTATCTGCATAATTGACGATCACTTCTGACCCATCTTCTGCTCTCCAGCGAAATAGTTTCGGTAATTTCGGAACCTTAGAAGCAGGATTCACTCCGAGGTGTAAATATTTAATGCCGGATTTCACTATATAAGGTACCATCGAAATCGTATGTCCAGGAACATCTGTCATCTTTGCAGCAATCGTCGTTTTATCAAACTTTTCGTCCAGCTTTTTCGAAACCGATAACCCATACTCTAGTAAATCTGGATTAAGCAATTCAGTATGAGTCGTAAATGGCAGTCCATGCCACGCGATATGCCCATTGTTAATCGCTTGAACCATTTTTTCACGATCTTCTTGTGAGGAAACCTTTAAATAGTGGTTAATGAGCCATGAACCAGTTGTCCACAAAAACCTTTCTCTCCCGCCAGCTTCTTCTAGCTTCTCTGCTAATTCGATTGCTTTTGGAATATATAAATTCACGTACTGATCGATAACGTTTTCCGCAAGATCTGTAAATCCTATATCTAAATGAGTTTTAAAAATAACATGAACTGTTCGAATCATCGTCTAAGTTTCTCCTTTATTTAGAATGTCGTTTGGTGCATGATCCACCCCATCTTATAAGGATTTATATAATGTAACCGTCCTTACATCTTCCGATAAAATGAAACAGTATAAATGATCTTTACAATGCCAGTTATTAATAACGACGAGCTTTTTCCAGATTTGCTTCTTTATCCTCATATGCCTTTTGAACAGTAGGTTTCTCAGATACTTCCGCAACTCCAACGTGCCACCATGAACCATAACCATTTGTCATCGTTTTAGGCAAAACTTTTACATCTATGAGAGTGGATACCGATTGTTTTTTCGCATCTTCTAATGCATCTCTCAGCTCTTCTACTGTCTTTACTTTATAGGTTTTTACACCATAACCGGCAGCACTTTGAGCAAAATCAATCGTCATGATTTCACCATCGAGCTTTCCAGTTTCTGAGTTTCGGTACCTGAATTCTGTATTAAAACTTCCCATCCCATTTCCCATCTGTAAATTATTAATACAACCAAAACCAGAATTATCTAGTAAAACGACGTTAATTTTTCTTCCTTCTTGTATACTAGTCACTAATTCAGAATGAAGCATTAAATAGCTTCCATCACCAACCATGACATACACTTCTTTATCTTGTTCAGCAAGCTTCACACCAAGTGCACCAGAGATCTCGTAGCCCATACAAGAATAACCATACTCCATGTGATATGTATTCGGCTGTTTTGAAACCCACATTCTTTGTAAATCACCAGGCAAACTGCCGGCTGCCCCCACAACAATCGAATCATCATCAATTGCTTTGTTTACTTCTCCGATGACTTTTGTTTGTGTCAACGTAGACTGGAAAGCTTCTTTGTACTGATTTAATGCTTCATCTAGTTGACCTGCCACTTCTGGGGTAAAGTCATCTTCCATATATTCAATATCGTATAAGCGAGAAAGTTCCTGTTCCCACTCGTTTTTCACTTTACTAATCGCATCACCATACGCTGCTTGGTAGGAATCCAGAGACAACTCCTCATCTAAAGCCTCTAATGTCAGTTTCGCATCAGCAGCAACTTCTACAGCATCTAATTTTCCAGCATGATAATCTGAGACATTGATTGTTAAAAAGTCGACACCTTCATTTTGAAATAGCTGTTTTGAAGCTGTGGTAAAGTCTGTAAATCGCGTACCAATTCCAATGACTAAGTCTGCCTCTTTAGCAACCTTATTAGCAGCCAAGTTTCCAGTCACGCCAACACCACCAAGGTTATACGGGTGGTTACTCTCGATCACACTTTTCCCGGCTTGTGTTTCAGCAAATGGAATGTTGAACGTTTCTGTGAATTTCTTTAAAGTCTTTGCAGCTTCTGAATAGCGAACTCCCCCACCACTTATAATAACTGGCTTTTTCTTTTTCTTAATAAGAGCGGTCGCTTCTTTAACTGCATCCTTTGAAGGAATACGGCGTTCAAACCGATGCACTCTCTTTTTAAAGAAATATTCCGGGAAGTCCCACGCCTCTCCTTGAACATCTTGTGGTAAAGAGATTGTGACTGCACCTGTATCAGCTTGGTCTGTCAATACTCTCATCGCATTAATTAAAGCAGACATTAACTGCTCAGGTCGATTTATACGATCCCAAAATTTACTGACAGCCTTAAAGGAATCATTGGTAGATACCGTTAAATCATGCGTTTGTTCGATTTGCTGTAAAACCGGATCAGGCTGTCTTGAAGCAAATACATCCCCAGGTAGTAACAATACAGGAATCTGATTTGCTGTCGCTGTCGCTGCAGCAGTTACCATATTAGCAGATCCTGGGCCAACAGATGACGTACAAGCCATGATTTGCTTTCGATGTTTTTGTTTTGCAAAAGCAATTGCCGCATGAGCCATTCCTTGCTCATTTCTTCCTTGATAGACATTTAACTCTCCTGGGTTCTCTTCTAAAGCCTGACCTAAACCGAGTACATTTCCGTGTCCGAAGATTGTAAATACCCCGTCGATGAATTTATGTTCGACACCATCATATTCAACATACTGCTCATTTAAAAATTTCACTAACGCTTGCGCCGTTGTCATTCGAATTGTCTGCATATCGACAGCCCCTTCTAAATAAAGGATTTTGCAAACATAAATTTTTCCTTAAGTTTGCAAGTAGAAATACAATTAGAAAGAGACGCTTCAAAAGGCGTCTCCCCTATTCATTTATACATTACCAGCGTGCGGTAACCATTTTCTTTCTTGTAAAAAATTCTACTCCGTCTGTTCCATTGGCATGCAAGTCTCCATAGAATGAATCTTTCCAACCTGAAAATGGGAAAAATGCCATCGGAGCAGGGACACCAATGTTGACACCTAACATTCCGGAATCAATTTTTTCACGGAACTTACGAACACTGCCTCCATCTTTCGTATAAATGCATGCACCATTTGCAAAGTTAGATTGATTAGCTGTATCAATGGCTTCATCAATATCCTTCACTCGCACAATGGATAAAACAGGAGCAAAGATTTCGTCTTGCCAAATTTTCATTTCTTGTGTCACTTCATCAAAAATTGTTGGCCCTACGAAATAACCTTTGTCATTTACAGCCTTATCTTCTCTGCCATCTCGGACAAGACGAGCACCTTCTTCAACACCTGTTTCAATGTATTTTAATGTACGCTCTTTATGTTCTTTTCGAATGACAGGTCCTAAAAATACACCGTCATCGAGACCATTTCCGATTTCAATGCTATTCGCTTTTTCCTCCAGCTTCTCAACTAATTGATCTGCGATGCCTTCTTGAACAGTAACAACAGCGGCTGCCATACAACGCTCACCAGCAGAGCCAAATGCAGCACTGAAAATTTGTGTTGCTGCTACATCAAGGTCAGCATCATTTAGTACGATAGAATGATTTTTAGCACCGGCTAATGCTTGTACTCGCTTTAAATTTTCTGTTCCTCGTTTATAGACATATTCAGCAACTGGTTGCGACCCGACAAATGAAATGGCCTTAATTTGTTTATGATCGAGCAGTCCATTAACAACGTCATGAGCACCATGAACAATATTTAATACCCCTTTTGGTAAACCTGCCTCAGCAAATAACTCTGCTAACCGTATCGCCAAAAGAGGAGTCCGCTCTGATGGCTTAAGCACAAATGCATTTCCGCATGCAATCGCTAATGGGAACATCCAGCAAGGGACCATCATCGGAAAGTTAAATGGTGTAATCCCCCCTACTACTCCAATTGGATAACGGTACATCCCTGATTCAATACCGGTTGCAATATCTGGAAGTTGTTTTCCCATCATAAGTGTAGGTGCTCCAGCAGCGAATTCTACGCACTCAATTCCTCTTTGAACTTCACCATAAGCCTCACTGTAACTTTTACCATTTTCAACTGTTATAAGTTCAGCTAATTCTTCCCAATGCTCTACGAGTAATTGCTGATATTTAAACAAGATTCGAGCACGCTTTGGTACAGCCACTTGTGACCACGTTTCAAATGCTTCTTCAGCTGCCTTCACGGCTTGATCTACATCTTCTTTTGTTGATAAAGGTACCTCAGCGACTACTTCTCCTGTTGCCGGGTTATATACTGGTTCTTTATTTGAAGAAGCAGAATCTACCCACTCTCCATTTACATAGTTTTTTACCGTTTCTTTTTGAATGACTTTACCCATTTTGCAGCTCCCCTTTTCTTTTGCAAACTGAATGATTCATATGGTCAATAAGTTAGACTAGTTTATTTCTTCTGCTGTTTCCAAAAACTCTTCAATCTCATCAACTGAAGGCATTGCATCTGAACAGCTATGCTTTGAAATCACTATTGAAGCAGAAGCACTGCCTAGTCTCATCGCAGTAGGGACATCATACCTTTTCATCAACCCATACATAAAGGCAGAGGCATATGAATCTCCAGCACCGAAAGTTTTTAATACCTTTGTTTTAAAGATCCCACCTTGATAGCTTTCCCCTTCTTTTGTATAAGCGATAGAACCTCCTGATCCATGTTTAATTACAACGATTTTCGCATGGTAAGAAAACCACTTATCTGCTGTCACTTTGTCATCTGATTTTTCATAGTTTAATAGTTTCTCCATCATGTCAAATTCTTCACGAGTTCCAATAATGACATCGCATTTTTCTGCTGCTAAGTTATAGTAAACAGCCGTCTCGGCTTCAGACTCCCAAGTATAAGGGCGGTAATCAAGATCAAAAAACACAACAACGTCGTGCTTTCTCGCATATTCTAATGCTAAAAATACCGCTTCTCTTGAAGGGCTTTTTGCTAGAGCTGTTCCTGAAATTAACAACGATTTTGATCGCTTAATATATTCTTCAGAAACGTCTGAGGTGTCTAAGTTCAAGTCAGCAACATTGTCTCTGTACATTAAAATACTGCAATCTTCCGGGCTTTTAATCTCTGTAAAGGCAAGTCCGGTTATGGCTCCAGTTGTATCTGTAACCACACTCTCTGTATTAATTTTGTTCTCTTCTAAATAACCTGTAATAAAACGCCCCATTTGATCGTCTGAAACTTTACCAACAAAACCCGTTTTAAGCCCAAGACGAGAAGTTCCAATCGCGATATTTGCCGGGGAACCACCAACATATTTCGTAAATGTTCTTGTTTTTTCCATCGGTCTTAACGTTTCATTCGCATTTAAATCGACACATAACCTCCCAAGACCAATAACATCGAGGGAACGATTTTCTGGAAAAGTAATTCTATTATTCAAGTTAACTTCCTCCTTGCCAGCACATAAAGAGCTTTTATTTTTTCATCACATTTTCAAAAAGCCATTCATGGTCAGGATCATTACGGAACTTCCATGTACGTACAGGCCCGGCCATGACATTTAAGTAGTAAGAATGATACCCTGGAACAGCTGAAACCGGATGATATCCTTCAGGAACCATGACGACATTTCGATGTTCTACTGCCATCGTCTCATCCAACGTCCGGTCGTCCTTATAAACACGCTGGAAAACAAAACCACTGTCTGGATTTATTTCGTGATAATACGTTTCTTCTAAGTAAGATTCCTCATCTAAGTTGTTTTCGTCATGCTTATGAGGGGGATAACTTGAAGTGTTTCCTTCTGGTGTAAATACTTCAACTACTAGTAAACTATCTGCTAGTTCACCTTCAGGAAGGATGTTGTGAATCGTACGCTCCATCTTTCCATACCCTCGGCCTTCTACTCCTACTTTTGCAGGCGGTATTAAACGAGCTTCGTATGTCCCTTTTCCTGGAGCAAGGCATACGGCTAATTCAACATCTGTTAGTGCTTTTACTTCATATTGATCATCATTTGGTACGTAAACAGAATATGGTGGTATCCCATCAAAAACACTCATTCTTTCCCCTATATTTGTAAAAGATTGCTCTTTCGTATGTACATTGGCCTTGCCACTTAATAAAACAAGGCAAACTTCTTTATCAATGGTTTTATTTAGGAGTTCTTCTCCCTCTTTTAATGAATAGACTTCAAAACCAACATAATCCCATTTCGCAGATTCAGGTGTTACCTTTAATATATTTCCGTTTTCTTTCCGGTCATGTGGTTTAATGAGCAAGTTAGCCATTTGTTTACCTCCTCAACCTTACAGGGAAGCATTTTTTATTTATAATGAAGCTCCCATAAGTGAATTACCTATACCTTACTAATACCAGAACCTTTCGCTACATCGCATGAACCGCGAACATCAAATCGTGCGTTAACAATTTTTGATTCAGCCTTTTCATATTCGCCTACTCCGATTTGTGAAAATAACATCCTTACCGATTCATACCCTAATTGTGTCGCTTGCATATCCACGGTCGACAAAGGTGGATCCAGCTCATGTGATAGGACTAAATCATCACTTAAAGCTACGATAGAAACATCTTCCGGCACTGTTAAGTCAAGCTCCTTTAAGGCTCTTGTTGCCCCTAATGCTACTTTGTCTGTATCAGCAATAATCGCTGTAAAACGCTCTTTGTCGTTGTGAAAATTCTCCATGACCTTTTCGTAGCCATAAACACTAGGGTCTTGCTTTAAGCTTTCTTTAAAAATAACCTTTGATAATTGAGGAGACTTATTTAATTTATGAAAGGCTTGCAAGTACCCCTTTTCCCGTACTTTAGATACTGTCATAAGTGTAGGGGCGTTTAAGTAAAGGATCTTTTCATGGCCTTTATTCAAGAGATACGTTGTGATTTCTTCAGCAATCTCAACGTTATTGTTATCTACGTATGGAGCTTTGCCTAAATACTCTTCAGAGGGCTGACCGATAACAACAAAAGGGATATCAAAGTGTGTAAGATATTCCATACGGTTATCATTTGCACGAGGGTCTAATAAAATGACCCCATCCATCGCATCCCTTGAAATATAAGGAAGTTCCAATTGGTCTTGAGACAACGTATCGATTAATATTCGATAATTTTGCAGAGAGGCTTCCGTAATTACACCGTTAATTAAATTAGTATGAAATGTACTTAAAGATAGGTTTTTCGAATACGGTATATTTAAAGAAATCGTCATCGTTTTCTTCGTTACTAAACTGCGGGCGATATGATTTGGTGTATACTTTAATTCTTTTGCTGCTTCAAGTACTCTTTTTTTCACTTTTTCGCTGATCGGTCGCTTCTGACTAAAAACATTTGAAACCGTTCCTTTTGAAACGTTGGCTCTTTTTGCTACATCATCAATTTTAGCCATGAATCATCAGTCCCTTGCTTTCTTCAAAAAAATAGGATTACTTATCGCTTGAGGAGCAAAATGTTGTAGTTGCTTATCTTCTCCCCATAATTCCACACGATAAAAATGATTACTTAAATCGACTTGATATGTCAAATGATGATCACCGTCATTTAATTTATCCTCTACTGTTAATCCGTTTGATGAATAAACTTTTATCGTTCCGCCCTGAAAATTCTTAATGGAAACTTCTAATTTCAGTTCACCTGAGTTCTCATTAAAGGCAACAGTATCTCCCATCTCATAATCATTTATTGCTAAATCAAGAGTTGGCCCCTCTGGAGATGACGAAATAAAGACTTTCCCAAGCTTTATCGCATCTAAAATACCTTCTGGGCTATGGGTTGATGCTTTTATAAATGTAGTCGGACCACCATATCTGATCCATTCATCTGGACCGTGTTTATCACTACCACCTAGTGCAATCATCCTTTTCCCTTGCGTAAGCTGTTCTTGCCACCAGTTTAATGCTCTCAAGTTTCTCTCGCGCCATGGACCGTTCCAAATTTCAACAAAATCAAAATCAAATGCTTCAATCCCCCAGTCCCACCAGCAATGATCGCAATGAGGGTGGTTAACAGAAATAAGCGCTCCATTTTCTTCACCTTCAGCAATGACACGCTTCACATCATCAACCGTTTGACATCTAAAGTCAGAAAACGGCTTGTTAACACCATAAAAATTACTATGACCTCGGTTTGTAGTCAGCTCAACTGCCGGAATAATCACTAAATCTTCCTGAGGTTCGAACGCATAATTTTGGCTAAACGTATTGTGATCCGTTAAAGCAATGTATTCTAATCCTGCTTCTTTTGCATTGTCAATCACTTCTGATAATGAATAGGGAGAATCACTATGGTTCGAATGCATGTGCAAATCACCTTTAATCCATTGGGGTGCTTTAGGCTGCATTTCAATTTTCACTTCAACATTACAAATACCTGTTACTTCATACGCATTCAAGACGACTCCCCAATTTCCTGGAGTAATCTCTTCGATTAAATACCCTGGAGTAGCACGGTCTTCTCGGACAAAAATACTTCTTCTTGCACCTCCACTCCAGCCTTTCATCCCATTTGGACCTTCTAACCCTAGGTCGATTGTGTTTTCGTCTTCATTTTCTACCATTAAGTGAACAGTGATTTCTTCAATTGATTCAGGTACATCAAATGGAAGAGTGATATATTCACCTTGTTTTTCTTCTGGAATGTGTTCAGTAAGTCCCAAGCTGACTTTATCGTTTACTTTCAACTTTTCATTCATCATTCTTTCATCCCGCTTCCTATACCACCTAATCCTTTGTCAAATAGGGGTTGTAATGTGAAATAAAGAATCATCATCGGAATTGCTGCTGTTGTTGCACCAGCCATAATGAGTGACCACTCAATATTATGCTCCGTTTGGAACCTGGCTAGAGCAATTTGTATTGTGTACATCGATTCTGATCTAGCAACTGTCAAATGCCATAAGTATTCGTTCCAGTTCGCTAGGAATGTAAAAATCGCAACTAGACCTAAAGCTGGTTTACTTAACGGAAGGATAATTTTCCAATAAACTTGAAATTTCGTACAGCCGTCAATTGCAGCTTGATCATCCAAATCTTTCGGAATTGATAGGAAATATTGTCTTAATAAGAAGATCGCAAAACCTGTAACAGCTGTTGGAATAATAAGACCTGCATAACTGTCTAACCAGCCGGCTGGACCTGTAAATGGAACATTTCTAATCATCGCAAATAATGGAACAACCATTAATCCAGCTGGAACCATCATTGTCGCTAACACCCCAAGGAACAAGCCATTTCTTCCCGGGAATTCTAATCGCGCAAAAGCAAATGCTGCTAAAGAAGCAAAGAACACATTGATTGCTGTAGCCGTAGTGGCAACGATCACACTATTCATAAATGCTGTTGGCAAAATGGTCCCTTCCCAAATACGGATAAAGTTATCCCACCGAAATTCACTCGGTAATATTTGCGGTGGCCACGCCATGACATCACCTTGACTTTTTAATGCGGTTGTAAACATCCATAAATATGGGCCAACAAACCCAATTAAAACAAGGGTTGCTAATATATAAATAATAATTTTATTTATTCGTTTTTTCCTCGCCATGTTTACTCACTCCTTGAAGAAAGCTTTAAGTTCAACCATGTTACGATGAACAAGAATGGGAATATCAATAATGAAAGTGTAGCTCCATAGCCTACATAGTTAAACTCAAACGACTGTTGCCATACATATTTGATCGCTACGAGTGTACTGTTTCTTGGTCCTCCATCTGTTAATACGTCTACAATAGCAACAACCTGGAACGATCCGATAATTGACATAACCATACAATAAACGGAAATAGGCATGATCGTTGGAATCGTAATTCTCCAAAATTTATGCCATCCATTCGCACCGTCAATGTCTGCTGCTTCGTAATACGATTTCGGCACCCCCTCAAGTCCAGCAAGGAAAATAGGTATGTTATAAGAGGCCCCGCGCCATGCACCAACAAAAATCAAAATCATCATGGCCCAAAAAGGATCCAATAGCCAATTTGGCGGTGAACTAAACCCAATTGTCGTTAATATGTAATTCATAATTCCTAAATTGTGATCAAAGATCCATAAGAAAATCATTGCTGATACAACGTCAGAAGTTACAGCGGGTAAAAAGTAAAATACTTTATAAAAACGTTTTCCTCTAAAAGCTCTATTCAGTAAAACAGCGATAAGTAATGCTGCAAATAAACCTAAAAGCATCGAGCCAACAGTATAAACCATCGTATTTCCAATACTTTTCCAAAACATACCGTCAGACATTAAACGGGAATAATTATCCAGACCGGCAAATTGCGGGGATTCTGGTAATCGATAACGGTGAAAGCTAAGATAAACTAGGTAGATGATTGGAACAAATGAAAACGTAAATAATAAGGATAATGCTGGAAATACGAACATATAAGAGCCAAGATAATCTTTCCATCTGTTTTTCTTTTTCACTTTTGCAGGCAACGGCACTTGCTTTACAGTTTCTGCAGAACTATTTTGCTTTGGTATCATATATGTCACTCCTAATGATAGAGGAGGGTATACGACTAAGTCTGTATACCCTTCCTAGATAATCTCTTTATCCGTTATTGAGCTTCTCTTTCAAATGCTTCTTCTGCTAACCTTTGCGCTTCATTAAATGCCTCTTCGACGTCATCACCATCAAATACATTTCTAAACGCTTGCGCATGAGCTTGATTTGCTTCTGGGAAAGCCTCTAAATAATATTGTTCAGCATATGGTAATGTCTCAACAAATGGTGCTAATAGTGGATCAGCATAAAGCTCATCTTCATATAAATGTTCGACAACTGGATGTCTTCCCATTTCAGCAGCCATTCTGATTCCATACTTGTCAGAAATGATCCACTTCATTAATTCGAAAGAAATCTCTCTATTTTCAGAACCTCTAGGTACGAACATACTTCCTCCACC
The Bacillus shivajii DNA segment above includes these coding regions:
- the iolD gene encoding 3D-(3,5/4)-trihydroxycyclohexane-1,2-dione acylhydrolase (decyclizing), yielding MQTIRMTTAQALVKFLNEQYVEYDGVEHKFIDGVFTIFGHGNVLGLGQALEENPGELNVYQGRNEQGMAHAAIAFAKQKHRKQIMACTSSVGPGSANMVTAAATATANQIPVLLLPGDVFASRQPDPVLQQIEQTHDLTVSTNDSFKAVSKFWDRINRPEQLMSALINAMRVLTDQADTGAVTISLPQDVQGEAWDFPEYFFKKRVHRFERRIPSKDAVKEATALIKKKKKPVIISGGGVRYSEAAKTLKKFTETFNIPFAETQAGKSVIESNHPYNLGGVGVTGNLAANKVAKEADLVIGIGTRFTDFTTASKQLFQNEGVDFLTINVSDYHAGKLDAVEVAADAKLTLEALDEELSLDSYQAAYGDAISKVKNEWEQELSRLYDIEYMEDDFTPEVAGQLDEALNQYKEAFQSTLTQTKVIGEVNKAIDDDSIVVGAAGSLPGDLQRMWVSKQPNTYHMEYGYSCMGYEISGALGVKLAEQDKEVYVMVGDGSYLMLHSELVTSIQEGRKINVVLLDNSGFGCINNLQMGNGMGSFNTEFRYRNSETGKLDGEIMTIDFAQSAAGYGVKTYKVKTVEELRDALEDAKKQSVSTLIDVKVLPKTMTNGYGSWWHVGVAEVSEKPTVQKAYEDKEANLEKARRY
- the iolB gene encoding 5-deoxy-glucuronate isomerase, which gives rise to MANLLIKPHDRKENGNILKVTPESAKWDYVGFEVYSLKEGEELLNKTIDKEVCLVLLSGKANVHTKEQSFTNIGERMSVFDGIPPYSVYVPNDDQYEVKALTDVELAVCLAPGKGTYEARLIPPAKVGVEGRGYGKMERTIHNILPEGELADSLLVVEVFTPEGNTSSYPPHKHDENNLDEESYLEETYYHEINPDSGFVFQRVYKDDRTLDETMAVEHRNVVMVPEGYHPVSAVPGYHSYYLNVMAGPVRTWKFRNDPDHEWLFENVMKK
- a CDS encoding CoA-acylating methylmalonate-semialdehyde dehydrogenase, which encodes MGKVIQKETVKNYVNGEWVDSASSNKEPVYNPATGEVVAEVPLSTKEDVDQAVKAAEEAFETWSQVAVPKRARILFKYQQLLVEHWEELAELITVENGKSYSEAYGEVQRGIECVEFAAGAPTLMMGKQLPDIATGIESGMYRYPIGVVGGITPFNFPMMVPCWMFPLAIACGNAFVLKPSERTPLLAIRLAELFAEAGLPKGVLNIVHGAHDVVNGLLDHKQIKAISFVGSQPVAEYVYKRGTENLKRVQALAGAKNHSIVLNDADLDVAATQIFSAAFGSAGERCMAAAVVTVQEGIADQLVEKLEEKANSIEIGNGLDDGVFLGPVIRKEHKERTLKYIETGVEEGARLVRDGREDKAVNDKGYFVGPTIFDEVTQEMKIWQDEIFAPVLSIVRVKDIDEAIDTANQSNFANGACIYTKDGGSVRKFREKIDSGMLGVNIGVPAPMAFFPFSGWKDSFYGDLHANGTDGVEFFTRKKMVTARW
- a CDS encoding CehA/McbA family metallohydrolase produces the protein MMNEKLKVNDKVSLGLTEHIPEEKQGEYITLPFDVPESIEEITVHLMVENEDENTIDLGLEGPNGMKGWSGGARRSIFVREDRATPGYLIEEITPGNWGVVLNAYEVTGICNVEVKIEMQPKAPQWIKGDLHMHSNHSDSPYSLSEVIDNAKEAGLEYIALTDHNTFSQNYAFEPQEDLVIIPAVELTTNRGHSNFYGVNKPFSDFRCQTVDDVKRVIAEGEENGALISVNHPHCDHCWWDWGIEAFDFDFVEIWNGPWRERNLRALNWWQEQLTQGKRMIALGGSDKHGPDEWIRYGGPTTFIKASTHSPEGILDAIKLGKVFISSSPEGPTLDLAINDYEMGDTVAFNENSGELKLEVSIKNFQGGTIKVYSSNGLTVEDKLNDGDHHLTYQVDLSNHFYRVELWGEDKQLQHFAPQAISNPIFLKKARD
- the iolC gene encoding 5-dehydro-2-deoxygluconokinase; amino-acid sequence: MNNRITFPENRSLDVIGLGRLCVDLNANETLRPMEKTRTFTKYVGGSPANIAIGTSRLGLKTGFVGKVSDDQMGRFITGYLEENKINTESVVTDTTGAITGLAFTEIKSPEDCSILMYRDNVADLNLDTSDVSEEYIKRSKSLLISGTALAKSPSREAVFLALEYARKHDVVVFFDLDYRPYTWESEAETAVYYNLAAEKCDVIIGTREEFDMMEKLLNYEKSDDKVTADKWFSYHAKIVVIKHGSGGSIAYTKEGESYQGGIFKTKVLKTFGAGDSYASAFMYGLMKRYDVPTAMRLGSASASIVISKHSCSDAMPSVDEIEEFLETAEEIN
- a CDS encoding LacI family DNA-binding transcriptional regulator, translated to MAKIDDVAKRANVSKGTVSNVFSQKRPISEKVKKRVLEAAKELKYTPNHIARSLVTKKTMTISLNIPYSKNLSLSTFHTNLINGVITEASLQNYRILIDTLSQDQLELPYISRDAMDGVILLDPRANDNRMEYLTHFDIPFVVIGQPSEEYLGKAPYVDNNNVEIAEEITTYLLNKGHEKILYLNAPTLMTVSKVREKGYLQAFHKLNKSPQLSKVIFKESLKQDPSVYGYEKVMENFHNDKERFTAIIADTDKVALGATRALKELDLTVPEDVSIVALSDDLVLSHELDPPLSTVDMQATQLGYESVRMLFSQIGVGEYEKAESKIVNARFDVRGSCDVAKGSGISKV
- a CDS encoding DUF5054 domain-containing protein, which codes for MIRTVHVIFKTHLDIGFTDLAENVIDQYVNLYIPKAIELAEKLEEAGGRERFLWTTGSWLINHYLKVSSQEDREKMVQAINNGHIAWHGLPFTTHTELLNPDLLEYGLSVSKKLDEKFDKTTIAAKMTDVPGHTISMVPYIVKSGIKYLHLGVNPASKVPKLPKLFRWRAEDGSEVIVNYADNYGEVVQVEGLEDALVFAHTGDNCGPSSPDEIREQFEELAEKFPGATIKASTMDAFAKELLKVKDKLPVVQEEIGDTWIHGAGTDPYKLAGYREFIRKRSEWLRDGKLVPGTEEYEEVSDQLSLIAEHTWGMDLKKYLPDYTNYAKSDFTRARQNNSFDTDMIPDKYGYIGAFAMNEMDENSKELFLKKEKNYSYEVFESSWKEQRDYLNKALSALDEEKRSEMEEALAGIKGGPEQLEATEDLNFRKKYQLGTFDVAFDFNGSIVSLHDSKEKQWADERHALGLFTYETFGQENYNHWFETYMSNLKQTHPWSDSDFGKPGFEYAEPKPKHSLYEPVAESLELRRGEAEDVVQVRLVMPKEPVKYNGSPERVIVEYNFSKVKDDIEVTLYWENKEANRLPEASWFSFTPIVDNANQWKLHKVGSNISPLNVVKDGNRNLHAVDKGVTYQGTDGTLEIETLDAALVCPGERKLLRFDNHFAPLEGGMHVNLHNNIWGTNFPMWYEEDAKFRFHLSFQANV
- a CDS encoding carbohydrate ABC transporter permease, with amino-acid sequence MARKKRINKIIIYILATLVLIGFVGPYLWMFTTALKSQGDVMAWPPQILPSEFRWDNFIRIWEGTILPTAFMNSVIVATTATAINVFFASLAAFAFARLEFPGRNGLFLGVLATMMVPAGLMVVPLFAMIRNVPFTGPAGWLDSYAGLIIPTAVTGFAIFLLRQYFLSIPKDLDDQAAIDGCTKFQVYWKIILPLSKPALGLVAIFTFLANWNEYLWHLTVARSESMYTIQIALARFQTEHNIEWSLIMAGATTAAIPMMILYFTLQPLFDKGLGGIGSGMKE